From one Rhizobium rosettiformans genomic stretch:
- a CDS encoding sulfate ABC transporter substrate-binding protein: MKKCIGKNLAAFLVGLSLSTGLVLPAGATELLNVSYDPTRELYSEFNTAFATHWKQETGEDVRISQSHGGSGRQARAVMEGLEADVVTLALQSDIDIISERTNLIAPDWRARLPNNSSPYTSTIVFLVRKGNPKGIQDWGDLVKGDVQIVTPNPKTSGGARWNYLAAWAWANKEFGGDQQKIRDYIAEIYRRAPVLDTGARGSLTSFAQREIGDVLISWENEAYLAGKEFGADQFDIVTPSLSILAEPPVAVVDVVVDKKGTRKQAEAYLNYLYSAEGQALAAKHFYRPSRPDLVAPGSGPELPKLDLVTIDDPLFGGWAKAQPEHFGEGGVFDQIYRP, from the coding sequence ATGAAAAAGTGCATTGGGAAAAATCTTGCGGCGTTTCTCGTCGGACTGAGCCTGTCCACCGGACTTGTGCTGCCGGCTGGAGCAACTGAGCTGCTGAACGTGTCCTATGATCCGACGCGCGAGCTCTATTCCGAGTTCAACACCGCCTTCGCCACGCATTGGAAGCAGGAGACGGGCGAGGACGTGCGGATCAGCCAGTCGCATGGCGGCTCGGGTCGTCAGGCGCGCGCCGTGATGGAAGGCCTTGAGGCCGATGTCGTAACCCTCGCCCTGCAAAGCGACATCGACATCATCTCCGAGCGGACAAATCTCATCGCGCCCGACTGGCGTGCACGCCTGCCGAACAATTCGTCCCCCTACACCTCGACCATCGTCTTTCTGGTGCGCAAGGGCAATCCGAAGGGCATCCAGGATTGGGGCGATCTGGTGAAGGGCGATGTGCAGATCGTCACCCCGAACCCGAAGACCTCGGGCGGCGCGCGCTGGAATTATCTCGCCGCCTGGGCCTGGGCCAACAAGGAATTCGGCGGCGACCAGCAGAAGATCCGCGACTATATCGCCGAGATCTACCGCCGCGCCCCCGTGCTCGATACCGGTGCCCGAGGCTCGCTGACGAGCTTTGCCCAGCGCGAGATCGGCGACGTGCTGATCTCCTGGGAAAACGAGGCCTATCTCGCCGGCAAGGAATTCGGCGCTGACCAGTTCGACATCGTCACCCCCTCGCTGTCGATCCTCGCCGAACCGCCGGTCGCGGTCGTCGATGTCGTCGTCGACAAGAAGGGCACCCGCAAACAGGCGGAAGCCTATCTGAACTACCTCTATTCGGCAGAAGGCCAGGCGCTTGCCGCCAAGCACTTCTATCGCCCCTCGCGTCCGGATCTTGTGGCCCCAGGCTCCGGCCCCGAACTGCCGAAGCT